One genomic segment of Actinoplanes ianthinogenes includes these proteins:
- a CDS encoding hemolysin family protein — translation MTNLIITAVLLLGNGLFVGGEFALIASRRTALEPLAATSKAARWALSAMNQIPLMIAGAQLGITICSLALGAIAEPALAHLLEEPFHAAGLPERAVHPVAFVLALIVVVFLHTVVGEMVPKNITLAGPERSALILGPFMLAFCTATKPLLVAMRWASRTVLKLWKIEATDAVKTVFTAEELAGMVTQARSEGLLGSEQYARIHAALGLNSRTAADTLLPWSRVTTVAADVSPATLEAVATRSGRSRFPVVQRDTRRVLGFVHVKDVLGYSGAQRRLPIPAEVIRPLAVVSPERTLADLLLTMRRDRLHIVLVSDGRRPLGVITLDDVLHAVVGEPAGAGHPAGRR, via the coding sequence ATGACTAACCTGATCATCACCGCGGTGCTGCTGCTGGGGAACGGGCTCTTCGTCGGCGGGGAGTTCGCGCTGATCGCGTCCCGCCGGACGGCGCTGGAGCCGCTGGCCGCCACCTCCAAGGCGGCCCGCTGGGCGCTGTCCGCGATGAACCAGATCCCGCTGATGATCGCCGGCGCCCAGCTCGGCATCACCATCTGCTCGCTGGCGCTCGGCGCGATCGCCGAGCCGGCCCTGGCCCACCTGCTGGAGGAGCCGTTCCACGCGGCCGGCCTGCCGGAGCGGGCGGTGCACCCGGTCGCCTTCGTGCTGGCCCTGATCGTCGTGGTCTTCCTGCACACGGTGGTCGGCGAGATGGTGCCGAAAAACATCACACTGGCCGGGCCGGAGCGGTCCGCGCTGATCCTGGGCCCGTTCATGCTCGCCTTCTGCACCGCCACCAAGCCACTGCTGGTGGCGATGCGCTGGGCGTCCCGGACGGTGCTGAAACTCTGGAAGATCGAGGCGACCGACGCGGTCAAGACCGTCTTCACCGCCGAGGAGCTGGCCGGCATGGTCACCCAGGCGCGCAGCGAGGGCCTGCTCGGCTCGGAGCAGTACGCCCGGATCCACGCCGCTCTCGGGCTGAACAGCCGGACCGCGGCCGACACCCTGCTGCCCTGGTCCCGGGTGACCACGGTGGCCGCCGACGTCTCACCGGCGACGCTGGAGGCGGTGGCCACCCGCAGCGGCCGGTCCCGCTTCCCGGTGGTGCAGCGCGACACCCGGCGGGTGCTCGGGTTCGTGCACGTCAAGGACGTCCTCGGCTACTCCGGGGCACAGCGGCGGCTGCCGATCCCGGCCGAGGTGATCCGGCCGCTCGCCGTGGTGTCGCCGGAGCGCACGCTGGCCGACCTGCTGCTCACCATGCGACGGGACCGGCTGCACATCGTGCTGGTCAGCGACGGGCGGCGGCCGCTCGGCGTGATCACCCTGGACGACGTGCTGCACGCGGTGGTCGGGGAGCCGGCCGGGGCGGGGCATCCGGCGGGACGGCGCTGA
- a CDS encoding laminin G domain-containing protein, with protein sequence MRPSRRRAVPLGVLSATLVLAGVFTLTPRSLGTPARALPADRLLPSPAAGVLINTTPFPAPADLGRVRMATTPVSLRYDFDRGVTEPIVDTGGRHELRPLGQNGGTLRLVPEGTGLAVAYPDRCTLPRERDCPRAILEGQRDDSLNPGRRPLRYGASVLMTHADLADGANVVQKGYSVGGGSQFKLQVDHRQGHPSCVLAGERRRIYRAEPRIDVADGRWHDLECNRIENRLTMLVDGVPHASVPVPPTLSVANAEPLRVGGKGPARGNDQFAGEIDNVFLDIGA encoded by the coding sequence ATGCGTCCCTCTCGACGGCGTGCCGTTCCGCTCGGCGTCCTGTCCGCAACCCTCGTTCTGGCCGGCGTCTTCACCCTGACCCCCCGGTCCCTGGGCACACCCGCGCGTGCCCTGCCCGCCGACCGCCTGCTGCCCTCGCCGGCGGCCGGCGTGCTGATCAACACCACCCCGTTCCCGGCTCCCGCGGACCTGGGCCGGGTGCGGATGGCCACCACGCCGGTGTCGCTGCGCTACGACTTCGACCGCGGTGTCACCGAGCCGATCGTGGACACCGGCGGGCGGCACGAGCTGCGGCCGCTCGGGCAGAACGGGGGGACGCTGCGTCTCGTACCGGAAGGGACGGGCCTGGCGGTCGCCTACCCGGACCGATGCACGCTTCCCCGGGAACGGGATTGCCCTCGGGCAATCCTCGAAGGGCAGCGTGACGACAGCCTGAACCCGGGCCGCCGCCCGCTGCGCTACGGCGCGTCGGTGCTGATGACCCACGCCGACCTCGCCGACGGGGCGAACGTGGTGCAGAAGGGCTACTCGGTCGGCGGCGGCAGCCAGTTCAAGCTCCAGGTGGACCACCGGCAGGGGCACCCGAGCTGCGTGTTGGCCGGCGAGCGGAGGCGCATCTACCGCGCCGAGCCGCGGATCGACGTGGCCGACGGGCGCTGGCACGACCTGGAGTGCAATCGGATCGAGAACAGGCTGACGATGCTGGTGGACGGCGTGCCCCACGCCTCGGTGCCGGTGCCGCCGACGCTCTCGGTGGCGAACGCGGAGCCGCTGCGGGTCGGTGGCAAGGGGCCTGCTCGCGGCAACGACCAGTTCGCCGGCGAGATCGACAACGTCTTCCTGGACATCGGGGCATAG
- a CDS encoding PadR family transcriptional regulator, which yields MTNPMREPTYFILAALQQEPLHGYAIIKRAAELSQGRVKPATGTLYTALDRLTGEGYVRVVREETVNGRVRRYYALTPDGLAALRFEAARLAEAASVVIPHAAMGWA from the coding sequence ATGACGAATCCCATGCGGGAGCCGACGTACTTCATCCTGGCCGCGTTGCAGCAGGAGCCGCTGCACGGCTACGCGATCATCAAGCGGGCCGCCGAGCTGTCGCAGGGGCGGGTCAAGCCGGCCACCGGCACGCTCTACACCGCCCTCGACCGGCTCACCGGTGAGGGCTACGTGCGGGTGGTCCGGGAGGAGACGGTCAACGGCCGGGTCCGGCGCTACTACGCGCTGACCCCGGACGGGCTGGCCGCGCTCCGATTCGAGGCGGCCCGCCTGGCCGAGGCCGCCAGCGTGGTGATCCCGCACGCCGCCATGGGGTGGGCATGA
- a CDS encoding pyridoxamine 5'-phosphate oxidase family protein has translation MASWSEFAAAEPSLAAGIRALLQQYGPGMGYLATVRPDGGPRVHPISPVFAGAGLYCFLVNSPKRRDLERDPRYALHSYPPEESDDEAYLTGQALPVRDPRTITAIAGALRASPDVDWRLFELSIESATLRHHGPSGAVPLAAAPLPIPIAQSWRAPRKLPRKLAMAG, from the coding sequence ATGGCTTCCTGGTCCGAATTCGCCGCCGCCGAGCCGTCGCTCGCCGCCGGCATCCGTGCGCTCCTCCAGCAGTACGGCCCCGGCATGGGCTATCTCGCCACCGTCCGTCCCGACGGCGGCCCGCGGGTGCACCCGATCTCGCCGGTCTTCGCCGGCGCGGGGCTGTATTGCTTCCTGGTCAACTCGCCGAAACGCCGCGACCTGGAGCGCGACCCACGCTACGCGCTGCACTCCTATCCCCCCGAGGAGAGCGACGACGAGGCCTATCTGACCGGCCAGGCCCTCCCGGTCCGCGACCCGCGCACGATCACCGCCATCGCCGGCGCGCTGCGCGCCTCGCCCGACGTCGACTGGCGCCTCTTCGAGCTCAGCATCGAGTCCGCGACCCTGCGCCACCACGGCCCGTCCGGCGCGGTGCCCCTGGCGGCCGCCCCACTCCCGATCCCGATCGCACAGTCATGGCGGGCCCCGCGGAAGTTACCTCGCAAGCTGGCCATGGCCGGCTGA
- the dcd gene encoding dCTP deaminase — protein MLLSDRDLVAEIKAGDLSLEPFEPSLMQPSSIDVRLDRFFRVFNNHLYTHIDPAEQQDELTAEVEVEDGQPFVLHPGEFVLASTLEVITLGQQLAARLEGKSSLGRLGLLTHSTAGFIDPGFSGHVTLELSNVANLPIKLWPGMKIGQLCIFRLSSPADHPYGSAVYGSRYQGQRGPTASRSALNFRTWPTR, from the coding sequence ATGCTGCTCTCCGACCGTGACCTGGTGGCCGAGATCAAGGCCGGCGACCTCTCGCTCGAGCCCTTCGAGCCGTCGCTCATGCAGCCGTCCAGCATCGACGTGCGGTTGGACCGCTTCTTCCGGGTCTTCAACAACCACCTCTACACCCACATCGACCCGGCCGAGCAGCAGGACGAGCTCACCGCCGAGGTCGAGGTCGAGGACGGGCAGCCGTTCGTGCTGCACCCCGGCGAGTTCGTGCTGGCGTCCACGCTCGAGGTGATCACCCTCGGTCAGCAGCTCGCCGCGCGCCTGGAGGGCAAGAGCAGCCTGGGCCGCCTGGGCCTGCTCACCCACTCCACGGCCGGCTTCATCGACCCGGGCTTCTCCGGCCACGTCACGCTGGAGCTGTCCAACGTGGCGAACCTGCCGATCAAGCTCTGGCCGGGGATGAAAATCGGTCAGCTGTGCATCTTCCGGCTGTCCAGCCCGGCCGACCACCCCTATGGGTCGGCCGTTTACGGCTCGCGTTACCAGGGCCAGCGCGGCCCGACCGCGAGCCGCTCGGCGCTGAACTTCCGCACCTGGCCGACCCGCTGA
- a CDS encoding YcxB family protein, whose product MQIQIIAAPDAGLVAAATRRRLRTPVLVARCAGWALLAVTVLVQLATGVLEPGLLAGGVALAVLVPMTLLNGTARRSLRRGRLTTYEISDGGVARSDEVGRHAYAWRAFRSVETLSGQLMFGLRGGRWMRVPTTGLSPAQVEEVLGAAAAQGLRVDRGSLGGRAQVVR is encoded by the coding sequence GTGCAGATCCAGATCATTGCGGCGCCGGACGCGGGGCTCGTGGCGGCGGCCACCCGGCGCCGGCTGCGGACTCCGGTGCTGGTGGCGCGCTGCGCCGGGTGGGCCCTGCTGGCGGTGACCGTGCTCGTGCAGCTCGCCACCGGGGTGCTGGAGCCGGGGCTGCTGGCCGGCGGGGTGGCGCTCGCGGTGCTGGTGCCGATGACGTTGCTGAACGGCACGGCGCGGCGGTCGCTGCGGCGCGGGCGGCTGACCACCTACGAGATCAGCGACGGCGGGGTGGCCCGCTCGGACGAGGTGGGGCGGCACGCCTACGCGTGGCGGGCGTTCCGGAGCGTGGAGACGCTGTCCGGGCAGCTGATGTTCGGGCTGCGCGGCGGGCGGTGGATGCGGGTGCCGACGACCGGGTTGAGCCCGGCCCAGGTCGAGGAGGTGCTCGGCGCCGCCGCCGCGCAGGGGCTCCGGGTCGACCGTGGTTCGCTTGGCGGGCGGGCTCAGGTCGTACGGTAA
- a CDS encoding YciI family protein — protein MISTYQKPLAEVDQARDAHLAFVAGLEERGLCVTAGRQDPPVGGILLLDVDTEAEAQELIAQDPYVVRGLATYAVIGWQISRGALADYQRKY, from the coding sequence ATGATTTCGACGTACCAGAAGCCGCTCGCCGAGGTTGACCAGGCCCGGGACGCGCACCTCGCGTTCGTGGCGGGGCTGGAGGAGCGGGGGCTGTGTGTCACCGCGGGGCGGCAGGATCCGCCGGTGGGCGGCATCCTCCTGCTGGACGTGGACACCGAGGCCGAGGCGCAGGAGCTGATCGCCCAGGACCCGTACGTGGTGCGGGGCCTGGCCACCTACGCCGTGATCGGCTGGCAGATCAGCCGGGGCGCGCTCGCCGATTACCAGCGCAAGTACTGA
- a CDS encoding phosphoribosyltransferase: MTDDLRDRLRRAFRWTDPGPPSDYLVSDRSGWWRDPVILDALGPALADLFRSDRPTVVVSPEVTGFLLGPLVARALRVGFVEAYRAGARRAIAEEMIWAEVPADHRGDVQHLGVRRRLLAEDDRVLVVDDWASTGAQARGLRTLLGARYLGTAAIVDECPPPVTAELTIRALLTGADLDP, translated from the coding sequence GTGACCGACGATCTCCGCGACCGGCTGCGCCGCGCGTTCCGCTGGACCGACCCCGGCCCACCCAGCGATTATCTGGTCAGCGACCGGTCCGGCTGGTGGCGCGATCCGGTGATCCTGGACGCGCTGGGCCCGGCTCTCGCCGATCTCTTCCGGTCCGACCGGCCCACCGTCGTGGTCTCGCCGGAGGTGACCGGATTTCTGCTCGGCCCGCTCGTGGCGCGGGCTCTCCGGGTGGGGTTCGTCGAGGCGTACCGAGCCGGCGCGCGCCGGGCCATCGCCGAGGAGATGATCTGGGCCGAGGTCCCGGCCGACCACCGCGGCGACGTCCAGCATCTCGGCGTCCGCCGCCGCCTGCTGGCTGAGGACGACCGCGTGCTGGTGGTCGACGACTGGGCCTCCACCGGCGCACAGGCGCGCGGCCTGCGCACCCTGCTCGGCGCCCGATACCTCGGCACCGCCGCGATCGTCGACGAGTGCCCGCCGCCGGTGACCGCCGAGCTCACCATCCGCGCTCTGCTCACCGGCGCCGACCTGGACCCCTGA
- a CDS encoding PP2C family protein-serine/threonine phosphatase → MLFGGTMPTNPPGRHPMSSANRTGLGAALVLLAIVSAVESADRTSIGYAGLLALAPVLAALFAVWQYVLGVGVVATLVSAVFVGQSGTASSAGMVYLLGIMLATGIAVAGAVKRQQQADRITELRQLASVAQQAVLRPIGPQVGALAVAGRYISATAAADIGGDLYEALNTPYGVRIIIGDVRGKGLDAVRLASIVLGSYRHVAYERADLKSIVADLDRAVARSVGDEDFVTAALVEERGGTLTIVNCGHPAPLLLRRGLVIPLEPPAPAPPLGFMPEVKARVERLEPGDRLLLFTDGLGEARRDGEFFPTADRAWRLLGHGTVGDGLASLETALVDWVHGRLEDDIALVLLEYAGPDAGASVPVPSWEVGAAGS, encoded by the coding sequence ATGCTGTTCGGCGGAACCATGCCTACCAACCCGCCGGGCCGCCACCCGATGAGTTCAGCGAACCGCACCGGTCTCGGTGCGGCCCTCGTGCTGCTCGCGATCGTGTCCGCCGTGGAGTCCGCGGACCGCACCTCGATCGGTTACGCCGGCCTGCTCGCCCTCGCCCCGGTCCTCGCCGCCCTCTTCGCGGTCTGGCAGTACGTGCTGGGCGTGGGTGTGGTCGCCACCCTGGTCAGCGCGGTCTTCGTGGGCCAGTCCGGCACCGCGAGCTCGGCCGGGATGGTCTACCTCCTCGGGATCATGCTGGCCACCGGCATCGCGGTGGCCGGCGCGGTGAAGCGGCAGCAGCAGGCCGATCGGATCACCGAGCTGCGCCAGCTCGCCTCGGTGGCCCAGCAGGCGGTGCTGCGCCCGATCGGGCCGCAGGTCGGCGCGCTGGCGGTGGCCGGGCGCTACATCTCGGCGACCGCGGCCGCGGACATCGGCGGTGACCTCTACGAGGCGCTGAACACGCCGTACGGTGTCCGGATCATCATCGGTGACGTGCGGGGCAAGGGGCTGGACGCGGTCCGGCTGGCCAGCATCGTCCTGGGCTCCTACCGGCACGTCGCCTACGAGCGGGCCGACCTGAAATCGATCGTGGCGGACCTGGACCGGGCGGTGGCCCGCAGCGTGGGCGACGAGGACTTCGTGACCGCGGCTCTGGTCGAGGAGCGGGGCGGCACGCTGACCATCGTCAACTGTGGACATCCGGCGCCGCTGCTGCTGCGTCGCGGGCTGGTCATTCCGCTGGAGCCGCCGGCCCCCGCGCCCCCGCTCGGGTTCATGCCCGAGGTGAAGGCGCGGGTCGAGCGGCTGGAGCCGGGTGACCGGCTGCTGCTCTTCACCGACGGCCTGGGTGAGGCCCGCCGGGACGGCGAGTTCTTCCCGACCGCCGACCGTGCCTGGCGCCTGCTGGGACACGGCACGGTCGGCGACGGGCTGGCGTCCCTGGAGACCGCGCTGGTCGACTGGGTGCACGGCCGCCTGGAGGACGACATCGCTCTGGTCCTGCTGGAGTACGCCGGTCCGGACGCCGGTGCGTCCGTCCCGGTGCCCAGCTGGGAAGTCGGTGCCGCCGGGAGTTAG
- a CDS encoding acyl-CoA dehydrogenase, translated as MTHYQSNLRDLQFNLFEVFGADKAFGQAPFDEIDAETARDVLAEVNRLAREDLAASYTDADRNPPVFDPATHTAPLPESFKKSYETFMASEFWRLDLPGSLGGTFAPRTLWWAIAEQILGSNAPIWMYASGPSFAHVAHTEGTPEQKEWAKLFVEKQWGSTMVLTEPDAGSDVGAGRTRAIPQPDGSWHIEGVKRFITSGEHDLTDNIIHYVLARPVGVEGVGGPGTKGLSLFIVPKYHFDPQTGELGERNGVYATNVEHKMGLKVSNTCEMTFGEHGTPAKGWLLGDKHDGIRQMFMIIEYARMMVGTKAIATLSTGYLNALEYAKNRVQGADLVSTDKAAPRVTITHHPDVRRSLMLQKSYSEALRALVIYTASWQDKVAIAEAAGDEKAAKIASKVNDFLLPLVKGVGSERAYELLGHESLQTFGGSGFLQDYPLEQYVRDAKIDTLYEGTTAIQSLDLIFRKIVKDSGRALGTVAAEIQGFVESEAGNGQLKDERLALGKALGEMQQILGVAMGWLAAVQGGEARELYKIGLTSRRILLALGDVVLAWLLLRQADVALKALNGELSEADKNFYTGKVAAARFFAREILPRIGSDRRIIENTNLDLMDLSEDVF; from the coding sequence ATGACTCACTACCAGAGCAACCTTCGGGACCTCCAGTTCAACCTGTTCGAGGTCTTCGGAGCGGACAAGGCGTTCGGTCAGGCGCCGTTCGACGAGATCGACGCGGAGACTGCCCGCGACGTCCTCGCCGAGGTGAACCGGCTGGCCCGCGAGGACCTCGCGGCCAGCTACACCGACGCCGACCGCAACCCTCCGGTCTTCGACCCGGCGACGCACACCGCGCCGCTGCCGGAGTCGTTCAAGAAGTCGTACGAGACCTTCATGGCCTCCGAGTTCTGGCGGCTGGACCTGCCCGGCTCGCTGGGCGGCACGTTCGCCCCGCGCACCCTGTGGTGGGCGATCGCCGAGCAGATCCTCGGCTCGAACGCGCCGATCTGGATGTACGCGTCCGGTCCGTCGTTCGCCCACGTGGCGCACACCGAGGGCACGCCGGAGCAGAAGGAGTGGGCCAAGCTCTTCGTCGAGAAGCAGTGGGGCTCCACCATGGTGCTGACCGAGCCGGACGCCGGTTCGGACGTCGGCGCCGGCCGCACCCGGGCCATCCCGCAGCCGGACGGCTCGTGGCACATCGAGGGTGTGAAGCGCTTCATCACCTCGGGTGAGCACGACCTGACCGACAACATCATCCACTACGTGCTCGCCCGCCCGGTGGGCGTCGAGGGCGTCGGCGGCCCGGGCACCAAGGGCCTGTCGCTGTTCATCGTGCCGAAGTACCACTTCGACCCGCAGACCGGCGAGCTGGGCGAGCGCAACGGCGTCTACGCCACCAACGTCGAGCACAAGATGGGCCTCAAGGTCTCCAACACCTGTGAGATGACCTTCGGCGAGCACGGCACCCCGGCCAAGGGCTGGCTGCTGGGCGACAAGCACGACGGCATCCGCCAGATGTTCATGATCATCGAGTACGCCCGGATGATGGTCGGCACCAAGGCGATCGCCACCCTCTCCACCGGCTACCTGAACGCGCTGGAGTACGCGAAGAACCGCGTCCAGGGCGCCGACCTGGTCAGCACCGACAAGGCCGCGCCGCGGGTGACCATCACCCACCACCCGGACGTACGCCGTTCGCTGATGCTCCAGAAGTCGTACTCCGAGGCGCTGCGCGCCCTGGTGATCTACACCGCGTCGTGGCAGGACAAGGTCGCGATCGCGGAGGCGGCCGGCGACGAGAAGGCCGCCAAGATCGCCAGCAAGGTGAACGACTTCCTGCTGCCGCTGGTCAAGGGCGTCGGCTCGGAGCGGGCGTACGAGCTGCTCGGCCACGAGTCGCTGCAGACCTTCGGTGGCTCCGGCTTCCTCCAGGACTACCCGCTGGAGCAGTACGTCCGGGACGCGAAGATCGACACCCTGTACGAGGGCACCACCGCGATCCAGAGCCTCGACCTGATCTTCCGCAAGATCGTCAAGGACAGCGGCCGGGCGCTCGGCACGGTGGCCGCCGAGATCCAGGGCTTCGTCGAGAGCGAGGCCGGCAACGGTCAGCTCAAGGACGAGCGGCTGGCGCTGGGCAAGGCGCTCGGCGAGATGCAGCAGATCCTCGGCGTGGCGATGGGCTGGCTGGCCGCGGTGCAGGGCGGTGAGGCCCGCGAGCTGTACAAGATCGGTCTGACCTCGCGCCGGATCCTGCTCGCCCTGGGTGACGTGGTCCTCGCGTGGCTGCTGCTGCGCCAGGCCGACGTCGCGCTGAAGGCGCTGAACGGCGAGCTCTCCGAGGCCGACAAGAACTTCTACACCGGCAAGGTGGCGGCGGCCCGCTTCTTCGCCCGCGAGATCCTGCCGCGGATCGGCTCCGACCGCCGGATCATCGAGAACACCAACCTGGACCTGATGGACCTGTCCGAGGACGTGTTCTGA
- a CDS encoding SixA phosphatase family protein, translating to MTLRTLILLRHAKAETPGELPDFDRGLTERGTSDADAAGAWLVDERLHPDLVLCSPAKRTRQTWQAASMALAQGDRAHGAPEVHYEDQLYYGGRTEVFDLLRAVPDTVRTILVVGHNPTMSEVSALLIPDEQWDGLAVELKTSGLAVHTSEAPWSDAQPKGMRLSRRHTARG from the coding sequence ATGACCTTGCGGACGCTGATCCTGCTACGCCACGCCAAAGCGGAGACTCCCGGCGAACTCCCCGATTTCGACCGAGGCCTGACCGAGCGGGGCACGTCCGACGCGGACGCGGCCGGCGCCTGGCTGGTCGACGAACGCCTGCACCCCGATCTGGTGCTCTGCTCGCCGGCCAAACGCACCCGGCAGACCTGGCAGGCCGCGTCGATGGCGCTGGCCCAGGGCGACCGGGCGCACGGCGCTCCCGAGGTGCATTACGAGGACCAGCTCTATTACGGTGGCCGGACCGAGGTGTTCGACCTGCTGCGCGCGGTGCCGGACACGGTCCGCACGATCCTGGTGGTCGGTCACAACCCGACGATGTCCGAAGTGTCCGCTCTCCTGATCCCGGACGAGCAGTGGGACGGACTCGCGGTCGAGCTGAAGACGTCGGGCCTCGCCGTGCACACCAGCGAGGCCCCGTGGTCCGATGCCCAGCCGAAGGGGATGCGCCTGTCCCGCCGGCACACCGCCCGAGGCTGA
- a CDS encoding DUF6458 family protein, producing MGIGASIFLLALGAILAFAVNADISGLDISVIGWILMAAGLIGLVTTLWFWNSRRRTVVTRTTGGAPVAGSTYASEYREVRQDDVPPPPPPAYR from the coding sequence ATGGGCATCGGTGCAAGCATCTTCCTGCTCGCTCTGGGGGCGATCCTGGCGTTCGCCGTCAACGCGGACATCAGCGGCCTCGACATCAGCGTGATCGGCTGGATCCTGATGGCGGCCGGGCTGATCGGGCTGGTCACCACGTTGTGGTTCTGGAACAGCCGCCGCCGTACGGTGGTCACCCGGACGACCGGTGGCGCGCCGGTGGCCGGATCGACCTACGCCAGTGAGTACCGCGAGGTGCGCCAGGACGACGTTCCGCCGCCTCCGCCGCCCGCGTACCGCTGA
- the trhA gene encoding PAQR family membrane homeostasis protein TrhA → MTTSTPFRMKPTDLGKPRLRGRLHQYAFFVAAVCGIVLCSIALSRPGIAPFVSCLIYSITVCGLFGTSALYHRRVWSERGYQIMRRMDHSMIFIFIAGTYTPFCVSLLDTGTAKWMLGLVWGGAVGGVALKVIWPHLPRWAGAPLYVALGWVAVAIIPDVLHVGGVTCLVLMLVGGAIYTIGAVFYALRRPNPWPTVFGHHEFFHACTLVAAICHHIAIYFALYA, encoded by the coding sequence GTGACGACCTCGACCCCGTTCCGGATGAAGCCGACCGATCTCGGCAAGCCGCGACTACGCGGCCGGTTGCATCAGTACGCGTTCTTCGTCGCCGCGGTCTGCGGCATCGTGCTCTGCTCGATCGCGCTCAGTCGCCCGGGCATCGCCCCGTTCGTGAGCTGCCTGATCTACAGCATCACGGTCTGCGGCCTCTTCGGCACCAGCGCGCTCTACCACCGCCGCGTCTGGAGCGAGCGCGGCTACCAGATCATGCGCCGGATGGATCACTCGATGATCTTCATCTTCATCGCCGGCACGTACACCCCGTTCTGCGTCTCCCTGCTGGACACCGGCACGGCCAAGTGGATGCTGGGGCTGGTCTGGGGTGGCGCCGTCGGCGGGGTGGCGCTCAAGGTGATCTGGCCGCACCTGCCCCGATGGGCAGGTGCGCCGCTCTATGTGGCGCTGGGCTGGGTGGCCGTCGCGATCATCCCCGACGTGCTGCACGTCGGCGGCGTCACCTGCCTGGTCCTGATGCTGGTCGGCGGCGCCATCTACACCATCGGCGCGGTGTTCTACGCGCTCCGCCGCCCCAACCCGTGGCCGACCGTTTTCGGACACCACGAGTTCTTCCACGCCTGCACGCTGGTCGCCGCGATCTGCCACCACATCGCGATCTACTTCGCGCTCTACGCCTGA
- a CDS encoding LamB/YcsF family protein, with protein MDLNADLGEGFGAWRLGDDEALLDIVTSANVACGFHAGDPSTMHRICRAAIERDVAIGAQVGYRDLAGFGRRRIDYEFGELRDDVLYQIGALEGFCKAAGGRVRYVKPHGALYNTAAVDERQADAVVAAVRAYDPALPVLCQPGSVLHRQAEAAGLTAVGEGFADRGYLPDGRLVPRSRPDALVHDPAAVVERAVRMAVDGEVVAADGSVVACRVRSICVHGDTPGAVELARAVRAGLGERLTVGAFAQGG; from the coding sequence ATTGATCTCAACGCCGACCTGGGCGAGGGCTTCGGCGCCTGGCGGCTGGGCGACGACGAGGCCCTGCTCGACATCGTGACCTCGGCGAACGTGGCGTGCGGGTTCCACGCCGGCGACCCGTCCACGATGCACCGGATCTGCCGGGCGGCGATCGAGCGGGACGTCGCGATCGGCGCCCAGGTCGGTTACCGGGATCTCGCCGGGTTCGGCCGGCGGCGGATCGACTACGAGTTCGGCGAGCTCCGCGACGACGTGCTCTACCAGATCGGCGCTCTGGAGGGGTTCTGCAAGGCGGCCGGCGGCAGGGTGCGCTATGTGAAACCGCACGGGGCGCTCTACAACACCGCGGCGGTCGACGAGCGGCAGGCGGACGCGGTGGTGGCCGCCGTCCGCGCCTACGACCCGGCGCTGCCGGTGCTCTGCCAGCCCGGGTCGGTGCTGCACCGGCAGGCCGAGGCGGCCGGGCTGACCGCGGTCGGTGAGGGGTTCGCCGACCGGGGATATCTGCCGGACGGGCGGTTGGTGCCCCGGTCGCGGCCGGACGCGCTGGTGCACGACCCGGCCGCGGTGGTGGAGCGGGCCGTCCGGATGGCCGTCGACGGCGAGGTGGTCGCCGCCGACGGCTCGGTCGTGGCCTGCCGGGTGCGGTCGATCTGCGTGCACGGGGACACGCCCGGAGCGGTGGAGCTGGCCCGGGCGGTCCGGGCCGGGCTCGGGGAGCGGCTGACGGTCGGCGCGTTCGCCCAGGGCGGGTGA